A DNA window from Luteolibacter luteus contains the following coding sequences:
- a CDS encoding efflux RND transporter periplasmic adaptor subunit, with protein MTPSLDSLTRPESGGTPARRMPAWLIPSGIALGFAVLFLALFRDRLLPAPDVKTAVVLTTTGDAKNASASASPGNMLFQASGWIEADPLPVKATALIDGVVDKVMVLEGQLVKEGDPLATLIDADAKLALAAAERQHAAMVSECEAHQASIETLKKKLEGAATRITAARSSEDEAEDRYSRIKNLKSAISESDIVSARLRYERERSLHLAAQAEAAELEAEINRVNLETKAKGDGIDGAWVAVQKAKLTLERTKIPSPISGRVLRLNAAPGQKKMLQMDEAESSTIATLYDPAKLQVRVDVPLADAANLSVGQKAKIRCGLLPDKIFEGEVTRITGEADLQRNTLQAKVRILDPIDQLRPEMLCRVEFMGNASMLTQAGGALATWIPQEAVADGAAWVCDPESKRVSKRSIQASNETREGMVRISEGLKPGEHVVLSPQGLDEGQRVNPSLVTQ; from the coding sequence ATGACCCCTTCCCTTGATTCTCTGACCCGCCCGGAAAGTGGCGGAACGCCCGCCAGGCGAATGCCTGCCTGGCTGATCCCTTCGGGCATTGCCCTTGGATTTGCTGTCCTCTTCCTCGCCCTTTTCAGGGACCGCTTGCTTCCCGCCCCGGACGTCAAAACCGCCGTGGTGCTCACCACCACCGGCGATGCGAAGAACGCGTCGGCCTCCGCCTCACCCGGAAACATGCTTTTCCAAGCCAGCGGCTGGATTGAAGCGGATCCGCTGCCGGTCAAAGCCACCGCCCTGATCGATGGCGTCGTCGACAAGGTGATGGTCCTGGAGGGCCAACTGGTGAAAGAAGGCGATCCACTCGCCACGCTGATCGATGCCGATGCCAAACTCGCTCTTGCTGCCGCAGAACGACAACACGCTGCCATGGTCTCCGAGTGCGAGGCTCACCAAGCCTCCATCGAGACTCTGAAGAAGAAACTGGAGGGCGCGGCCACCCGGATCACCGCGGCCAGAAGCTCCGAGGACGAGGCAGAGGATCGCTATTCCCGGATCAAGAACCTCAAGTCTGCCATCTCCGAATCGGACATCGTCTCCGCTCGTCTCCGCTATGAGCGGGAGCGCTCCCTCCATCTCGCAGCCCAAGCCGAGGCCGCGGAACTGGAAGCCGAGATCAACCGGGTCAATCTGGAAACCAAGGCCAAGGGCGATGGCATCGATGGCGCATGGGTCGCTGTCCAAAAGGCCAAGCTGACCCTTGAGCGAACCAAGATCCCGTCCCCCATCAGTGGCCGGGTGCTGCGCCTGAATGCCGCTCCCGGACAGAAGAAGATGCTACAGATGGACGAAGCCGAAAGCTCCACCATCGCCACGCTCTACGATCCCGCGAAGCTCCAGGTGCGCGTGGATGTCCCGCTCGCCGATGCCGCAAACCTGAGCGTGGGCCAGAAAGCGAAGATCCGTTGCGGACTCCTGCCCGACAAGATCTTCGAAGGCGAGGTCACCCGCATCACCGGTGAGGCAGATCTCCAACGCAATACGCTGCAAGCAAAGGTCCGCATCCTCGATCCCATCGACCAACTCCGCCCGGAAATGCTCTGCCGCGTCGAATTCATGGGGAATGCCTCCATGCTCACCCAAGCCGGCGGTGCGCTCGCCACCTGGATTCCGCAGGAAGCTGTGGCCGATGGGGCGGCATGGGTCTGCGATCCCGAAAGCAAACGCGTGAGCAAGCGCAGCATCCAAGCCAGCAACGAAACCCGCGAAGGCATGGTCCGCATCTCGGAGGGCCTGAAGCCCGGCGAGCATGTCGTCCTTTCACCCCAAGGCCTCGATGAAGGCCAGCGCGTCAACCCCAGCCTTGTCACCCAATGA